In Chloracidobacterium sp., the following proteins share a genomic window:
- a CDS encoding peptidylprolyl isomerase, translating to MGNRVAVIETNHGTIKVELLEQDAPKTTENFRLLADKSYYDGVVFHRIIPNFMIQGGDPLGEGYGGESAWGGKFDDEIDRGSMLYAGMYEKGTVAMANSGPNTNGSQFFIMHVDYPLPPSYTKFGRVIEGQDVVDTIAQVTTNQNDKPLDPVVMNTVRIEDGMW from the coding sequence TCAAAGTCGAACTATTGGAGCAGGACGCCCCAAAGACTACCGAGAACTTTCGCCTTCTGGCGGATAAGAGCTATTACGACGGCGTTGTCTTTCATCGGATCATACCGAATTTTATGATACAGGGCGGCGATCCGCTCGGCGAAGGCTATGGAGGCGAATCTGCGTGGGGCGGTAAATTCGACGATGAGATCGACCGCGGCTCGATGCTCTATGCCGGAATGTATGAGAAAGGGACAGTGGCGATGGCAAATTCCGGCCCGAACACTAACGGTTCGCAGTTCTTCATCATGCACGTCGATTATCCGCTGCCGCCGAGCTATACCAAGTTTGGACGTGTCATAGAAGGACAGGATGTTGTTGATACGATTGCTCAAGTGACGACCAATCAGAATGACAAACCACTCGATCCCGTTGTCATGAACACTGTAAGGATCGAGGACGGGATGTGGTAG
- a CDS encoding D-tyrosyl-tRNA(Tyr) deacylase, which yields MRAVVQRVSRAKVTVGNRVTGEIGRGVLVLLGVSTNDEESDADYLVEKIVNLRIFEDADGKMNLSLAETKGGMLVVSQFTLYGDTRRGRRPSFIAAASGEKATRLYEYFVIRSRRAVDKVATGEFGAMMDVTLVNEGPVTIILDSEKTI from the coding sequence ATGCGGGCCGTCGTCCAGCGTGTCTCAAGAGCGAAGGTGACCGTTGGAAACCGCGTGACCGGAGAGATCGGACGCGGCGTACTTGTCCTGTTGGGCGTTTCTACGAACGATGAAGAGTCTGACGCCGACTACCTCGTTGAAAAGATTGTCAACCTGCGCATATTCGAGGACGCGGACGGCAAGATGAACTTATCGCTTGCCGAGACGAAAGGCGGGATGCTCGTGGTATCGCAATTCACTTTATATGGCGATACGCGACGAGGCAGGCGGCCATCTTTTATTGCGGCGGCAAGCGGTGAGAAAGCAACTCGCCTTTATGAATACTTTGTCATTCGTTCACGAAGGGCCGTGGACAAGGTTGCTACAGGTGAGTTTGGCGCCATGATGGACGTAACCTTGGTCAATGAGGGGCCCGTCACGATCATTCTCGACAGCGAAAAGACCATCTAA
- a CDS encoding peptidylprolyl isomerase yields MHRRIAITLLTAALAAASCSTPANNARPATASKASPDVKKGIAPVADAEAALIEMDNPAYGTMKMELYSNVAPKAVERFKELAKEGYYEGIIFHRVNDTVIQAGNADTKPGKSANPAKEGDSGKPNVPAEFSDVPYETGIVGAARLGNDVNSANAQFFIMLKREAAFDNKYTVFGKIIDGMNNVRTIAGAPRQGERPTEAIRIKKVTIVPR; encoded by the coding sequence ATGCATAGAAGAATTGCTATCACACTATTGACTGCCGCTCTCGCGGCGGCCTCATGCAGCACGCCTGCGAACAACGCTCGTCCGGCAACGGCATCGAAAGCCTCACCGGACGTAAAGAAAGGCATCGCTCCGGTGGCCGACGCTGAGGCGGCCTTGATCGAGATGGATAACCCCGCATATGGCACGATGAAGATGGAGCTATATTCAAATGTCGCGCCAAAGGCGGTGGAGCGCTTCAAGGAACTTGCGAAAGAGGGCTATTACGAGGGCATCATCTTTCACCGGGTCAACGACACGGTCATCCAGGCTGGCAACGCGGACACGAAGCCGGGAAAGTCAGCGAATCCCGCAAAAGAGGGTGATTCAGGCAAGCCGAACGTGCCCGCGGAGTTCTCTGATGTCCCGTACGAAACGGGAATTGTCGGTGCGGCACGCTTGGGGAACGACGTGAATTCGGCCAATGCTCAATTCTTTATCATGCTCAAGCGTGAGGCAGCCTTCGATAACAAATACACTGTCTTCGGTAAGATCATCGATGGAATGAACAACGTCCGGACGATCGCGGGAGCACCTCGGCAAGGCGAGCGGCCGACAGAGGCAATAAGGATCAAGAAGGTGACGATCGTTCCTCGTTAG